Sequence from the Cucurbita pepo subsp. pepo cultivar mu-cu-16 chromosome LG02, ASM280686v2, whole genome shotgun sequence genome:
AACACTTGTCCTGTatatttttcatctctttCATGGTTCTTTGCATAGCCCTTTGGCAGTGAGTAACCATTTAAAGTCAAGATTTAATTATCTACTTGCATAGGTCAGTTTCACTATCTAATTCTGCTTTGCTTGTTCAAATAGGTCCTCTATAGGTTTTTGGAATACTTCAGCATATTTGATTGGGAAAATTATTGTATCAGCCTGCAAGGACCCGTTAGCAAATCTTCCTTACCTGATATAGTGGGTAAGAATTATTTTGCTGTAAGATTGGATAGGTTACTCTTTGCTTTCTTGACTTATGGTGGGTTTGCACAGCTGAAACACCAGAAAATGGTGGCCATGAGCTATTGCTGAGAGATGACTTCCTTAGAAACTGCATGGAAATGTACTCAATTTCATCTGGGAGGTCTGAGCCAAGCTTGAGGGGTTTTACCCTGAAGCATCTGAATATAATTGATCccctaaaagaaaataacaaccTTGGGCGCAGTGTTAGTAGAGGTATTTACCTGCTTTCTATGTGTTTATTGCTGTTGCTGTGTGAATTGGTTAATGGtacatataattttattgcaGAGTAAACCCCTTCCCTTCTGGTGCACCCCCAACCCCACCCCAAGATCTTAATGCAAAAAAGTTTCTATAGTTTCTCTTAGTATGAtgaattatttcatttctttcaacATCGATATAAAAGAGTTTggtaaaaattcaaatgaacGTTGAAAGTTGAATTGCATGGAATTTGAGAAGCTTTACGAagtcttttgttttattttacttttatatttgacatatttgttttaaaagtttcataaaatattatcgtttgtgaatgttttttttttcatcctttCATGAGATACAaaattcattcattaaatgaaattaccGAGGGGGAGAATCTTAAAACCCTGAGCAACAACTTATATGCTAGAAAGAGGGGAAAGGGAATAAATCCCTGGCCAGTTGGCTATGCCTTGTATTTGTTGGTGGGTGGGGGAACATCTGTTTGGAGTGAATTTTCGTTAGGGAAAGCGAGCCAGCCCACTCAAAGGCTGTGCTTTTTGTTTATGAGCTGTCAGCACCATTTTGTGCATctttcaaagaaaacaattggAATATACCTAATATATTGGAATTAGAGCAAGCNGGTTTTTGTTTATGAGCTGTCAGCACCATTTTGTGCATCTTTCAAAGCAAACAATTGGAATATACCTAATATATTGGAATTAGAGCAAGCTCGGGGAAACTAGGAAAATGGTGCAGAAGAAATGGGAAGGGTAGTTGGACCTTAGCAACAAATTGCAAGGGTTATCGAAAGAATAACTCCAGAGGATTCGAACCCTAGAACAAACAATTGAGCATATCTCTGCACCTCGTGGAGAATAGAGCGTACCCACAATGTTATTAGAATCTTTTCCTAGAAGGTGAAGTTCACCGGAGATGAAGCTCTGTGTGAgccaaaaatattagaagatCTGTTCCAACCAAAGGGGAAACAAGTTCAATGGACACACGTTCAAATAAGTGGAATATCAGTATTCACCGAAGTGGATTTCTGATTCTTGGTTGGTCTGaggaaaattaagtaaataaacTCACATGAactctctttcttttacctttttaatCAATTGTTTGCACTCATCATCTATGCCCCACGTAGCTTTGAACTTTCAAACGATTGGAAGCCAATTCTTGCATAATCAGGTAGTTAAAACTTTGGCAATGAAATCTTGAAACACGCAACCACAataatcaaatagaaaaactaTGACAAAAGCAAAATGATGAGTAAGATGaaggaaaaacaaatacaagGTTAATAACAGGAGAAAATGGAATTCTATTGAATCACCTGTATCAAAAGATTGAACAAACTGAACATCCAGATCTGCACCTGGAATTAGCTGGTGATCCATAAAAGACTATTGAGTAGTGTCAAGGGGATGGGGCCTACAGAATGCAGTTTGATGTCTGCAGGTAAAGAGAGACAATTTAGTCACAACCCAATTCTGAAGCATGGCTAGGCAATCTTACTCACATTGGCCTTGGTGCCCATGTCGTTTGGCTAATAGTGGGCCAAAAGATATTGAATTGTGATGGAAGCAATGGTTTTCAAGGAATACAAATAACCTCtagtatttttgaattataacTCACGTGCTGTACATTCAGCACGAAACAACCACGAGTGTGTATTTGTACCTTAGAAAATCTGCATTTCCAACTTCTTGAATTTGCTTTGATCACTACTTGCCTCATTCGCCTACCTTGgatcaattcttttttccatCTCGGAACACTCCCCCTCTTTCATACTGatgattttcatttctctGTTGTTTTCTCAGCAATCATTAACACCATCGGTCTTTTATTCTNATGCAACAAGGATTGGCTTGTGGTCATAACTGatgattttcatttctctATTGTTTTCTCAGCAATCATTAACACCATCGGTCTTTTATTCTCCTTCGTTTCAATAGACAATCTCTCCAGGTTCTTTTCAAGAATTACTAAAACCTATTTTATCCAagtaatttctttcttctcaccCTTTCTAGTCTCTCTTCTACTTGCCTCGACCCATTTGTTGTGTTTTCCTCAGGCTGAAAAAATGTGCTTTGGTACCAGTTTGTTAGATATCTGATACCCAAATTACCTCTTAAATACACAGAAAAATGCACAAAGACATAATTCAAGAATCCAACACTATTTATTGAGAGTTCTATTGAGAGTTCCTCAATAGGCAGTGTGTTATTAAAGCTTATTTGTGAAATATAGCAATAGTCTCAAACACAAAATACCACCCAGCTATTCGAGAGAGCTGGTACTCTCCACAAAGACAACTCTTCCCCAAAATCAACATACCCCCACAATGCTCCACCAAACCCCTACTAAACCACACCTTCACTACTTTTCCGTACAGCATGCACACTCACAACCCATGGTCCCCACCTCATGGTTTACAATCCATTTTCCCCCAACTACCCTTTCTAACATAAGTATGAATGACAAGAGGTCCTACAGAGGCATCCTTGAGTTCAGTCACCCTGCTCGATGAGACCCAACCCAGATGGCCTCCACCTCTATTGATCTCCCATTCCCTCTAAACCATGTTCCACCTCCAGGAGAGCCTTCCTTCCCATCGTGACATTGAACATCATATTTAGCTGGATAGTCTCTAGTTGATGTTTGCCCCTACTGCTACCCATGTTTAGAAAGTAGAGATTAAGAGGATTGAGGAAATAATGACAGCTGCAATCATTTATAGTAGCAGCAACCCTTACTCTAGCCCAAACCTTTTGTATATTCTAAGAGGGCTAATAAGAGAAATACATCTCAGACAAGTAAATTATGCCTTGTACTTTGCAAGCAATAGTAGTGAGGTAGGCTGTAGGCAAGTGTCATTTTGGAGTGAATTTCCATGAAGAAATGTGACTGCCATAGGCCAAATCATGAAATAGTAGTGAGGTAGGCTGTAGGCAAGTCAGATGGTAATAACGAAAAGAAGCATGAAATTTACCACCATAGGCCAAATCATGGTAGTCACCTACTTAGGATTTAATACCTtgcaataataaataaaagatcatGAAATTCACACCAAGAAAGGGTTTGAAGAATGAGAGAATCCGTAAAGATACAGAAGCCAAATTCATTGACAAATTGAGAAACTCCCAAGGAAGTTGtcttccaaattttgtttatactATGTATCATCGGTCAAATGTTGGCTTGTCTTggctatttaattttatttataaatagcTTGCAACCATTGGAGTAGATTGACATATGCACATATTTTCTTGGAAAAGCTTACTTTTGGTCGGTATTATATATTATCAGTCGATTGTTGGCTTggatgtttatttttatttataatcctTTATGTATTTAGAAGCTTTGTAACCATCAGACATGTGCATATATTTCTCCTGAAAAGGCTTACTTTTGGACAATGTATCTTTACCAAGTTCAAAACCTAATCttttgaaaagagaaaaggtaTTGCAGCGTTCGTGTCATGTTCTCCCATTATGTTTGTACTTGGATTACAAGTTGCAATTATCCTTAGTACACACGCTTCATATTCTGATCATGCATCGTTGGTTTGTTGTAGGAAATTTTTACCGAATACGCAGTGCTTTCAAATATGGAGCTCGTAAGCTAGGTTGGATTCTTTTATTACCAGAAGAAAGAATGGAAGCTGAACTTAAGAAGTTCTTTGCCAACACTTTAGACAGGCACTGTTGGACTAATGCAGAATTCCCTACCTCGGATGCTCGCCTTGGGGTTTCAGTGCAGTCATCTGCACCGTTGAAGACATATTTTCAAGACAAAGCATGTTTGGAGCCAACATTACGCATTGGGGATGAGAAGGCATTAGTAATTGAAAGTTCTTTCACAAAATTATGTTTGCTAGGGCGTAAAGTCGCAAGGAACGTCCAGAAGCCTGAGACGGCTGTTGTTCTGGATACAAGTGGCACTAACGACACACCTAAATCGTCTTCCTCGCTTTCCAACCAGACTAATGCGGTCTTAGAGAACACTTATCGTGCCCCACAGAATGGGTTTCTAGGCTTGTTAGGCAGTCAAATGACCAAAGATTGCTTTAATAATGATGGCTTAAAGGGTTTTAACGAAAGATGCAATGGAGGCCTCGGAAGCTTAGATGATGTAGGAAAGTTATTAGACCTTTGCGGGGATTATGATAGTTGCTTTAAGAACCTTAGATATAGTCAGATTTGTGACAGGTATAACATTTCCCCTCCAACACTACCATTAAGTCCACCGATGTCACCCCATAGGCAGAGGAACTATCCTTGGCCAGCCACCCATCAATCCCAAATACGCAATCCTAATGTACCTGCTGGAATTGAACAAAATGGGTTTGCCATGGGACTACAGTCGAACCCGGTGAATAATTTTGGTACTGTTTTCGAGGAAAAGAGAAGGCCACAAGGAATTGGTACTTACTTCCCTAGGACGGTATTGCACGAaaccttcatcttctttttataACCATTCTCCTACGTTAAAATTTTCGTCGCTTTGTTTGAAATCATTGTGCTCCTTGCATATGTTGTTCAGAAATCCAGGATATTGTATGACGTTGTAGTTGATTGTTTGCAGAATACTTGTACATATAGAGACAGGCAATCTCAAGCAAAGGGAAAGAGTCAAGGACAGATGACTCGGAGTCAATTGCAACGGCTAGATTGCAGTAATAATCAATCATCCGCAACTCCACAAGAACTGAGCATATATACGGGAGGCGGCCTTGAATTTTCGGAAGCTGAATTTCCAGTTCTTGGTAACGGCAAAACGGGATCATCAGGttcaccaccaccacccttGTCTTACCTTTCAAGATGGAAAACTCCGCATGGTAGTAGTAGTAATGATTCCTGGCCACACGATGAAGTTGTTGAACCTTGGCCGATTAACCCCGAGCCTTGTGATGCAACCATCCCAGAAgcaagcagcagcagcagcagcagcagcccaTTAGAGCAAGTTGTTACTTCAGACCTTCAGGGCTCATCATCATCTGGGATTGGGTCGTCAGCTACAGAAGGTCTTAAACGAGACGACGAAAACAACCAAGAAAGGTCtgatttaacttttaaaaagtttactAAGCTGCTCTATGGACtcgttttaattaaaaaaaaaaaaaaatggcatttcagggttgttgttgttgttgctgaaCAAGCTTTCCATTTGAAGAACGATGAAGATTTTCCCCCACTCTCCCATTGAGTGTCGTAGTAGAGGTGAAGTGAATGCAGCAGACAACAATGAAGTGTAGGACTTTTTACCTCTGTCTCTAGCTGCTGCTGGTCTGGTAGGTGCGGCATCCAAGAAAGAGCTGTGTATATTTGATAGAATCAATGGCCTCCGACACTTCCTTGACCGTTTACTGGAAAATGGAGGTATTGGAGTGAGTAGGTGAACTTGTGTTTAACTGTGTGAGATACCACCACCACCATAGATTGCATCAGTAGTTATGTGCTTTCTGCTCTGTAAAACTGCCTATGTTGAATGCACAAAAGTCACACACAACTGTGTTGAACCTAAAACCTATTTCTTGTGCTTCAATGTTTGAGACAGCCATCCAATGTGGACTGTGCACACACAGATATTAACTTCCCAATTATGCTCTAGAAAACCACTTTGTTTTCCTTCACTTTGCTTCAtaattcttatcttttctctttcttacataaaaattacattttttttttctaacggTCGATACATAGGTATGCACGTTTACTAGTTGGTTAAGTTTTCACACATTGATTTCTTTCGATTTGGTTTATCTTTGAAGTTTCTTCCAAACGTTCTTATTTAATCATGGGAAACTAAGGTTATTGTCTATGAGACTCACTTTTTAGGCGGAAAGAATTTGCTTTGGAGCTGATCCATCGTGAAATTCACTTTTAAGTTTAAGGTTTATTGAAAGTGGAGATTCAATTCGAATAgtacatatttttttgattgGTTAGATTTGATATAACTCTACTTTTGAAAAACTAATAACTCCTAGTAAAAACTGTACGATCCAATtcaacattttgtttgttcgGATTTGATTGTGTCATACCTCTATAATTCGGATTAGGTTTATCGTTGGATGAACTGCATTGCTGATATTGACCCTAAAAAAGAAACGGTATAGCTAGTCTGTGAATAGCCAACCATCGCACTGTAAAAATAGGATAAGATTTATCGATAGTCATTTGTTCTTCCTAAAAAGATCTACTAAATTCATCGATTTGTTCCAAAGAATCAAAACGGTCAAAACGGTTAATACTCATTTGGACGAGGGCTTCCAAAAACATGGGAATTCCTCGTCGGCTCTTTGTAAAATACTCATTTGGACGAAAGCTTCCAAAAACATTGTAAGCTAAACTCGTGCTGATGAATAACCAACTTGCACGCCTATGAGAAGTTGTAGTCggtcaattttgaaaaataattttaattagttattaaataaattaataatgtgacttttttataattagttattaaataaattaattattagacttttttctttattaattttaatattttttttaaggtgtaatttttagttatttattagttttttaatgGTCTAGTGATTGAATGGTACCCTGTCATGGTACTGGGcccgggttcgattcccggTCACTGTACATTCAGTTTTACGAATTGCGATGAAGAACTCCGCGCTGGATCTGATGATGTGTGGGGTCTCATCCCTATTCTCTGATACATTCCGACGACGATAGCAGCAGATCGGAGCTTGacctttcatttttgttgttttatttccGCATTCGGTATATGGATTTCTGGCATTGGGACGCTGAGAAGAGCTTGAATTCTCCCTGCATGTCGTACAAGCGTTCGGCGAATTTCCTTCTTCAATTGTTCCCAATGGCCGATGAATTCGTTCTGTATGTATTTCGTATCATTATgctaaaaaatgttttggttCATGTCTTTGATTCTTTTACCCTGCACTTGTTCATCAACTTCGGCTAATTCGCCCCACTATTAATCATAACTTCCTGCTTGCTGTGCTTTTAATCTCCAACTTGGCTTCTTAACATGTGATGTAGTTAATCGGATTCAAAAAGTTGTTTGAGTGGATCATAAGCAGAAATCATGATGCCTGCTTCCACCTTTACAAGTACTATTTTCTAATTCTTGATTCTATTGgctttttaacaaatttaggTTGGCCTTGACAAGCTTTATGAGACAGTGACAGAAGCTGAATCCCAGTTTTTCTTGACAGAAACAACGCAAACGAGTTGTGTCTATCTGTAAGAAATCGTAGAAACTGTTAGGTTGGGTCACTGATTATAGCCTCACTGGCTCCCTATATAAACGTTTCTATCCTAAATTAGCTCTGGTCCGGCCCTCCATTATTGTCCACCTTCTGaattttattctttccttgtttttttaatcatatgaTCCTTGAGAGCAGCTTGTTGTCTCCCCGACCacgaaagaagaaataaagaaactgAAACAAAAGATTTTCTTTCAGAGAATATACATACGCCATCTNTAGGGTTAGCTCTGGTCCGGCCCTCCATTATTGTCCACCTTCTGaattttattctttccttgtttttttaatcatatgaTCCTTGAGAGCAGCTTGTTGTCTCCCCGACCacgaaagaagaaataaagaaactgAAACAAAAGATTTTCTTTCAGAGAATATACATACGCCATCTTTGAAACATTGGTGCAATGTCCATCTACCTAAACATACTTCCTTAGAAATAATTGAACAACCTTTTGAAGAGGCAAAGAAAATACTTTCTAGAAAGAGCAGAAATTCAACTTTAAGAAGGTTTGAGTGAGGATAATAGGTAAGCTTTGAATTGTAATTTGGAACAGATAAATACATTTAGGCCCTACCCCAAGCTGATTCTTTACTGTACGACCAAATTTTTACATTGTTAGAAGggtaaaatgtttttaatacaTAGAACATTTTGGTTAAAATTCATTTACAAACTTGGATCTAAAAATAGTGATATATCAGAtcaatatatagatatagagaGGGAGCAAGGCCTTCAATTGCCTTAAGTTTATTAGATTTGCTGTAATTTCTGTTTCTCTAAAATTCTCCTGCAAAATATGACATATGACATTTCCAGGAATTGGAGTTCTGAAAAACTACCTTGCTTTTCTTGTccacaaacaaaccaaaaagaaaccaagaaGCAAAGTCATGTAGAAAAGGCCACATAtctcatagatttggtaataACACAAACATAATATACTGGCTACAGCTCGAGGTTGACAACCTGCTTTGATAGAAGTTTGATATTACTTATTAGCAAAAGCCACTTAAGAAGTGGAGGAAGGGAGAAAAACAAACCTACATGTGTCTTATTTTAGCAGATAGAATATACGTATTTCTAGTATTTCATTATCTGAGATGCTTTCAGATATGAAGTTCAGCCATATCAACCCAAATTTGCTCAAAAGTCTTGATGATGAGATTATGATATTCGTCAGAGTTCAGAATGAGGTAGCAAGCAAGAAGATCTTCTAAATCCTTGGAACTCCTGATGTTATTCTCAATAATCATCTCTACCATTGATTCCCTGAAGTCCTCTTGAGGGTTATGTGATGTCTTGACCATTGCAATGCTCTCCGAAAGGCAACTATTCTTGCTCTTCAGTTCACTTCTGGATGACAGACTCCTTCTTGCATGTCCCTGAATCCTTCTCCTAGCAATCCTCGGCGAATTGGCTCTCAGTTTTACACTTATCGAACTTGCAGATGACTTTCGAGCAACAAAACTGGTTTTTAGTTTCTCCACATTTCTGATGTTTTCCTCCTCCGTTTTGACATAGAGGGATTGGTTTTCTTGTATTTCTTTCCACTTGGATGAACTTCTTAAGTTGGCGGCCTTACTAGCCTTTTGTTTGATTGACATTGGCTTCCTCAATATTGGAGGAAGCTGATTCATCTCTCTGACCCAGTTGGACTCATGTAGATGTAGCTTTTCAGTTTTTCTTCCAACCAATTCATCATTCATGTCTATGATGATATCATTGTTTGAAGATCTGACCGTGCATTTGCAGGAGCTGGACCATGAGGCTACATCATCAAAGGAGTCCGAAGAAAATGTGTTGGCACCTTCTGATTCAGAGGCCTCAGTTCCAGGGGAGCACTCtatagaagaaaatgaggNCAAAGGAGTCCGAAGAAAATGTGTTGGCACCTTCTGCTTCAGAGAGACTGGATTCATAGGCCTCAGTTCCAGGGGAGCACTCtatagaagaaaatgaggaaTCTGGAGAACGAAGCAGAGTTCCAACTGAATTGGGAGAGATGTGACAAATGCAGGTAGCTGAGACGGGGTTGACAACCCTTGGGGAAGGCTTGTAAATGGTTTTCCTCCTGGATCTTCTCTTCGATGATTTTCTGGCTGGATCAGGAAAATGGGTGCCTGAGAAGTTCTGGTTAACAGGTGAGTTGTCTAATCCACGAAGTTTTGGGATGAACTCAGTGAAGTAAAATGGCTGCAAGACGTGAGGTTTCTGCTGCGACATGGTCCTAGACTTGAGATTTTTCTTGGAGCTGGATTGAGATTGAGAGGAGTTATGCTTTGATCTGTTGCTGCCCATGTCTTTGAGCTTATAAAACCAGGCATTTGGTATCATACCTGACAGCCTAAACTTGTACTTCCCCATCCCACCCAACTCTTCTCGTTCCTACTCAAGTTGCTGCTTTGCGTTCCCTTTATATGAACACAATACGTGTAGAGAGTTAAGCTGACATGAAAAACTGAAAGATTGGGTTTGGTTTGTCAGAGGCCAAGGGAAAAAGGAAACGGGCCCCGAAGAAAAGCTTGGCAACGAAAAACTATGAGAAAACTTGCATTAACCAAATGACACATACCAAGGATATGGCCACTTGTGTCACTGTGNCCAAGGGAAAAAGGAAACGGGCCCCGAAGAAAAGCTTGGCAACGAAAAACTATGAGAAAACTTGCATTAAGCAAATGACACATACCAAGGATATGGCCACTTGTGTCACTGTGACAGAACAGAGTGATTTCGGCTGTTTCTTTAAGCATAATTGGGTTTCAAAGCTGCATTATCATTCATTAGGATTTGGAAAATGCAAAAGCGTGGCCACCAAAATATTACCTCATTCATATTGGTGAGATTGATTTATGTTGCtgaaatttcaagaatttaCAATCTTTTCCTGTTgatcaatgaaattttggttGCTTGGTTACAAAAGCTGCAATAAACAAGAGACCATCAACCCATCTGTCTGCTGAGTGCTGTATAGCTTTCCATAATTTGATGCTTTATGCATAATGATATGTACCTTTCCTTCCCGACTGCTTGATGTACAACAGGCCCACCTGCCCAGCGCATGCTCAGAAAGATCACCAATCATGcccacaacaaaaattaacaCTCACTAATCTTCCTTTCAAAGGTGGGTGTTActgaaacaagaagaaataaCACTCAACCATACAATTCATTTACATTATGGCGTGTGAAACTTAGATCGAGTTAGTTCAGTTGGTTAAGTTTAGTCTACTGAGTCCattctttttccctttatcTACAGTTCTACTTCAGGCTTTTAATTTGAGGGACACAACAANCAattctttttccctttatgCTACAGTTCTACTTCAGGCTTTTAATTTGAGGGACACAACAAGGTGCTAGCTCATGCATGTGTAAAATGACAGTTGAGAGTTTCAATGGTGGCAGTGGATTTACATATCTTATTGAGAATGTGGGGATGGGAATTGCTCGTGAGTTCCGAGCAAAGGAAGCCACTGCCTGTCATGTGAACCATTGTCATTGTTTTCATAGTAATTGCaggcttctctttctttgtttctgttATAATTTCTATCAACTGACGGAACAGAACAACAATTTTCTTGTGGTGATAAATTGGCATGTTTTGTGGCGAATTTTCAGGGTCATTAATTATGGAACTGCTATGTCTACAGTTACAACGCCCGAAAAGAAGTGTCGAGGGAAGGGAATTGttgatgagtttataaataaggaatacatacgaggccttttgggaattgttgatgagtttataaataaggaatacatacgaggccttttgggcaaacaaaaaacaaagacatgagagcgtatgctcaaagtggacaatatcatacaattgtgaagattcgtgattcttaacagaGAATTGTTGGAGAGAGTCttacgttggctaatttaggtaATGATCaagagtttataagtaaggaacacatctctattggtatgaggtttTTTTGAGGAAAcgaaaagtaaagtcatgagagcttattctcaaagtagacaatatcatactatttcctcaaagtaaagtcatgagagcttattctcaaagtagacaatatcatactattgttgagggtcgtgattcttaacaaaaaGCACTTTTTGTCTTCACTTTTTATGATACCGACCATCGTTGAATACCTCATCAATGTAAAATAATCTTCTTAACTCTGCAAAAGCATGC
This genomic interval carries:
- the LOC111787748 gene encoding uncharacterized protein LOC111787748, producing the protein MSDLQVCSPRHHGILLGGDYSCPHLSRLPFPTLNSDPSLITSENWLRAENTAGCILRRIQPTCVAEQKRQEIVDYVQGLIRTRIGCEVFPYGSVPLKTYIPDGDIDLTAICCANTESAVVSDVHTVLKEQEINGASQFEVKDVHCIDAEVKLVKCVVQNIVVDISFNQLGGLSTLCFLERVDRIAGKDHLFKRSIILLKAWCYYESRILGAHHGLISTYALETLVLYIFHLFHGSLHSPLAVLYRFLEYFSIFDWENYCISLQGPVSKSSLPDIVAETPENGGHELLLRDDFLRNCMEMYSISSGRSEPSLRGFTLKHLNIIDPLKENNNLGRSVSRGNFYRIRSAFKYGARKLGWILLLPEERMEAELKKFFANTLDRHCWTNAEFPTSDARLGVSVQSSAPLKTYFQDKACLEPTLRIGDEKALVIESSFTKLCLLGRKVARNVQKPETAVVLDTSGTNDTPKSSSSLSNQTNAVLENTYRAPQNGFLGLLGSQMTKDCFNNDGLKGFNERCNGGLGSLDDVGKLLDLCGDYDSCFKNLRYSQICDRYNISPPTLPLSPPMSPHRQRNYPWPATHQSQIRNPNVPAGIEQNGFAMGLQSNPVNNFGTVFEEKRRPQGIGTYFPRTNTCTYRDRQSQAKGKSQGQMTRSQLQRLDCSNNQSSATPQELSIYTGGGLEFSEAEFPVLGNGKTGSSGSPPPPLSYLSRWKTPHGSSSNDSWPHDEVVEPWPINPEPCDATIPEASSSSSSSSPLEQVVTSDLQGSSSSGIGSSATEGLKRDDENNQERVVVVVAEQAFHLKNDEDFPPLSH
- the LOC111787749 gene encoding transcription repressor OFP4 isoform X2; this encodes MGKYKFRLSGMIPNAWFYKLKDMGSNRSKHNSSQSQSSSKKNLKSRTMSQQKPHVLQPFYFTEFIPKLRGLDNSPVNQNFSGTHFPDPARKSSKRRSRRKTIYKPSPRVVNPVSATCICHISPNSVGTLLRSPDSSFSSIECSPGTEASESEGANTFSSDSFDDVASWSSSCKCTVRSSNNDIIIDMNDELVGRKTEKLHLHESNWVREMNQLPPILRKPMSIKQKASKAANLRSSSKWKEIQENQSLYVKTEEENIRNVEKLKTSFVARKSSASSISVKLRANSPRIARRRIQGHARRSLSSRSELKSKNSCLSESIAMVKTSHNPQEDFRESMVEMIIENNIRSSKDLEDLLACYLILNSDEYHNLIIKTFEQIWVDMAELHI
- the LOC111787749 gene encoding transcription repressor OFP4 isoform X1, coding for MGKYKFRLSGMIPNAWFYKLKDMGSNRSKHNSSQSQSSSKKNLKSRTMSQQKPHVLQPFYFTEFIPKLRGLDNSPVNQNFSGTHFPDPARKSSKRRSRRKTIYKPSPRVVNPVSATCICHISPNSVGTLLRSPDSSFSSIECSPGTEAYESSLSEAEGANTFSSDSFDDVASWSSSCKCTVRSSNNDIIIDMNDELVGRKTEKLHLHESNWVREMNQLPPILRKPMSIKQKASKAANLRSSSKWKEIQENQSLYVKTEEENIRNVEKLKTSFVARKSSASSISVKLRANSPRIARRRIQGHARRSLSSRSELKSKNSCLSESIAMVKTSHNPQEDFRESMVEMIIENNIRSSKDLEDLLACYLILNSDEYHNLIIKTFEQIWVDMAELHI